CGCGGCCAGCGAAGCTGGCGCGGCAAATCAGGAACGCGCAAAGGGTCGAAGCGCGGCGCTCCCGGCTCTGCGGCCGCCATCAAACTAGGGGCGTCGATTCGCGCGTGCCTCGTGTGCCGCGCCGGCTTCGCCGGCCGCGGCATGCCGGTCGCGCGTACCACGCACGCCCCACTCTCGCGTCTACCCCGCCCCAAGACGTAGTCTTGGGGCGGCTATAACAGGGCCCGCACGCGATCGGCGAGCTGGGGCAGGACGTCGCCCGCCGGCCCCGACAGCGTCACGCGGCACATCGACGTCAGCTCGGACGGATACGGATTCACCTCGATGAGATCGCCGCCGCGCTCGGCGATCGCGATCGGAAATCCCGCCGCCGGGTACACCGTCGCCGACGTCCCGGCGACGATCATGCAGTCGGCACGGTCGGCTTCGTCGCTGCACGCCGCGAGCACGTCGGGCGGGATCGGCTCGCCGAACGACACGGTGTCGCTCTTGAGGAGACCGCTGCACCGCGGACAGCTCGGCGGCAGGACCGCATAGTCGATCTCGGCCCGCTCGAAGCGGGTCACGCATTCGATGCAGCGGATGAGGGTCGCGTTGCCGTGGATCTCGAGGAGCCGGCGACTGCCGGCGAGACGGTGGAGATTGTCGACGTTCTGCGTGATCGTCGCCCGCACGACGCCCATCTCCTCCAGCCGCACGAGCGCCCGATGCCCCGCGTTCGGCTCGGCGCGCCCGAGCGCCTCCCACAGCTCGCGCATGGGACCGCGCGGATCCAGGCGGTCCTCCCACGCCTTCTTCGGATCGGCCAGGAAGCGCTGGTAGCCGTTCATGGGCGGCTCGCCGTACTTGGTCCAGAGCCCGCCGGGACCACGGAACGGCGGGATGCCGCTCTCCACCGACAACCCCGCGCCGGTGAGCGCGATCACGTACCGCGCGCGGACGAGACACGCCGCGGCGACGTCGAGGTCGGCCTGCATGCGATGGACCCGCTTTTTCGCGCCGGTCGCGCGGCCTGTCAACGCGGTTGACTGCGGTCGGCCTGCGGTGTTGGTACGGCACGCATGAACCGCCCGGGAAACGGCGCGCAGGTGACCGGCGTCCTGCTCGCCGGCGGCCGCGCCTCGCGCATGGGCGGGCGCGACAAGGCCTTCGCCGCCGTGGGGGGTGAGCCGATCGCCGCGCGGACGCTGCGTTTGTTCCATTCCCTGTTTCCGCACGTCGTCGTGGCGACCAATCGGCCCGAACGCTTCCGCGCGCTCGGCGCCGACACCGTCGCCGACGTGTTCCCCAACGCCGGTCCGCTGGCCGGCGTCCACGCGGCGATGCGCGTCACGCGCGACGCGCACGTCTTCGTCGCCGCCTGCGACATGCCGGGGCTCGAAGCCGACGTGATCCGATTCCTGGTCGGCCGCATCGGCGCCGCGGATGCGATCGTGCCGCGCTGGGACAACGACGTCGAGCCACTGCACGCGGTCTACGCCGTCCGCATCCTCCCGGTCGTCGAGGAATGCCTGCGCGCGGGGCGGCACGCCATGCGCGAGCTCCTTCCGCTCCTCCAGGTCGACTACGTGGGCGAGGATCTCTTGCGCGGCATCCGCGGGACGGCGCGCAGCATGCTCAACGTCAACACGCCCGAGGAGCTCGCCGCCGTCGGCGGATCGTTCGACGACGCATGACGGGCATCGGCGATGCGGGTCGCGAGCTCGTCGACGTGGTCGACGACGCCGGGCGCACGACCGGTCAGGTCACACGCCGCGAGATGCGCGCTCGGCGGCTCCCCCACCGCAGCACCTATGTCCTGGTGTTCGATCGGGACGGGAACCTGTTCGTCCATCTGCGCACCGCGGCCAAGGACGTCTATCCGTCGCACTGGGACGTGTGCGTGGGTGGCGTGGTCGCCGCGGGCGAGTCGTTCGACGACGGAGCGGCGCGCGAGCTGGTCGAGGAGCTCGGCATCAGCGCGCCGCTCGAGCGCCTCTTCCCCTTCCGCTGGGCCGACGCCGTCTCGATCGTGCACGGCATGGTCTACCGCGCGGTGCACAGCGGGCCGTTCCGGCTCCAGCCCGAGGAGGTCGTGTGCGGCGAGTTCGTCGCGCCGGACACGATCGCCACGCGCGCGACCCGCGAGCCCTTCTGTCCCGACGGCCTCGCGATCCTGGCCGAGCTGCGAAGGCGCGCATCGTGAGGGTCATCGCACTCGTCGCGCTCGTCGCGTCGCTCGCCCACGCCCAGAGCGCGCCGCCCGTGCGCCGTCCCGTGCGGGTGTCCGACGCGCTCTGCGTCTCGCAGTCGGACGGCCCCTTTCTGGCGCTCGCGCCCGCGGCGCGCGATCTGTACCTGGCCGCGCTCGCCGACGCCGGCTGGAAGCTCATGCGCACCGATTTCACCTGGTCGCGGATCCAGCCGGCGCCGCCTCCGGCTGCGCTCGACTTCTCGCGCTACGACGACCTCGTGGATCGCGCCGCCGCACACGGCGTGCGGCTCCTCGGCATCCTCGACTACGGGGTCGACTGGGCCGCGAGCGCGGCGCCGGCCGGCGACGACCGCTATCCACCCGACGATCCGGGGGCGTTCGCCGCGTTCGCCGGCGAGACGGCCACGCGCTACCGCCGCCGGGTCGAGGGCTGGGAGGTGTGGAACGAGCCCAACAACGGCCTCTCGGGATTCTGGAAGCCGGCACCCGATCCGGCCGCGTACGCGCGGCTCGCGGGCCCGGCGGCACGCGCGCTCCGCCGTGCCGATCCGCGCGCGACCGTCGTCACGGGAGGGCTCGCACCGACCCTCGACTTGATCCTCTACGGCCGCGACTACGGCTTCTTCAGCGCCGCGACCAGTGCGGA
This is a stretch of genomic DNA from Candidatus Eisenbacteria bacterium. It encodes these proteins:
- a CDS encoding NUDIX domain-containing protein, with the protein product MTGIGDAGRELVDVVDDAGRTTGQVTRREMRARRLPHRSTYVLVFDRDGNLFVHLRTAAKDVYPSHWDVCVGGVVAAGESFDDGAARELVEELGISAPLERLFPFRWADAVSIVHGMVYRAVHSGPFRLQPEEVVCGEFVAPDTIATRATREPFCPDGLAILAELRRRAS
- a CDS encoding Sir2 family NAD-dependent protein deacetylase; this translates as MQADLDVAAACLVRARYVIALTGAGLSVESGIPPFRGPGGLWTKYGEPPMNGYQRFLADPKKAWEDRLDPRGPMRELWEALGRAEPNAGHRALVRLEEMGVVRATITQNVDNLHRLAGSRRLLEIHGNATLIRCIECVTRFERAEIDYAVLPPSCPRCSGLLKSDTVSFGEPIPPDVLAACSDEADRADCMIVAGTSATVYPAAGFPIAIAERGGDLIEVNPYPSELTSMCRVTLSGPAGDVLPQLADRVRALL
- a CDS encoding molybdenum cofactor guanylyltransferase, translated to MNRPGNGAQVTGVLLAGGRASRMGGRDKAFAAVGGEPIAARTLRLFHSLFPHVVVATNRPERFRALGADTVADVFPNAGPLAGVHAAMRVTRDAHVFVAACDMPGLEADVIRFLVGRIGAADAIVPRWDNDVEPLHAVYAVRILPVVEECLRAGRHAMRELLPLLQVDYVGEDLLRGIRGTARSMLNVNTPEELAAVGGSFDDA